One window from the genome of Methylomarinovum caldicuralii encodes:
- a CDS encoding HupE/UreJ family protein: MLKRDLLRTAIVCLLWLPGLAEAHAVSGSGFTSGLLHPILGLDHLLAMVSVGILSAQLGGRAIWLVPAAFVSCMILGGVLGILGIYWPFVELGITMSVILLGIALAAHGHIPVAVGLGLAGFFGIFHGHAHGTEMPEVAEPVWFTLGFVTGTVAMHLTGVAIGLAAEPLPSGDQWLRYLGAGVAGIGVHILYELLMPMEML, translated from the coding sequence GTGTTGAAACGGGATTTGCTGCGTACCGCGATCGTCTGCCTGTTGTGGCTGCCGGGGCTGGCCGAGGCCCATGCCGTCAGCGGCAGCGGCTTCACCTCGGGACTGCTGCACCCGATTCTGGGGCTGGACCATCTGCTGGCGATGGTCAGCGTCGGCATTCTCAGCGCCCAGCTCGGCGGGCGGGCGATCTGGCTGGTGCCAGCGGCTTTCGTCAGCTGCATGATTCTGGGCGGGGTCCTGGGCATTCTGGGGATTTACTGGCCGTTCGTGGAGCTGGGCATCACGATGTCGGTGATTCTGCTCGGCATCGCCCTGGCGGCCCACGGTCACATCCCCGTGGCGGTGGGGCTGGGGCTGGCCGGCTTTTTCGGCATCTTTCACGGCCATGCCCACGGCACCGAGATGCCGGAAGTGGCCGAACCGGTCTGGTTCACCCTCGGCTTTGTCACCGGCACCGTCGCCATGCACCTGACCGGGGTCGCCATCGGTCTGGCCGCCGAGCCCCTGCCTTCCGGGGATCAGTGGCTTCGCTACCTCGGCGCCGGGGTGGCCGGGATCGGGGTGCATATCCTTTACGAGCTGCTCATGCCCATGGAGATGCTCTGA
- a CDS encoding MFS transporter, translated as MTRTEKRAAVGLALIFALRMLGLFMILPVFALFAGELEGATPKLVGLAIGAYGFTQALLQIPFGLLSDRIGRKTVIAAGLLLFAAGSVVAAAAHDIWQVIAGRALQGSGAIAAAIMALAADLTREEQRTKVMAMIGMSIGLAFAASMVAGPVVGHWLGLSGLFWTTAALAVLGLIILVTVVPTPAVVRFHRDAEVQPARFTSVLTNADLLRLDFGILCLHAILTATFIAVPLALKQYAGLPPLRHSYVYLPVMAASILLMVPLVIAAEKRRKMKAVFLTAIGLIALAQLGLLRYHTELAGIVAGLLVFFTGFNLLEALLPSLISKTAPVDLKGTAMGVYSSSQFFGAFLGGALGGWVHEHYGLAAVFAACAALAGLWGLVALGMKPPRPVSSLLLHVEVSDRRQAQQLAHKLRKLPGVVEAVVVPEEGVAYLKIDKQRVNRERLEALVARFAPPSPEPQPMES; from the coding sequence ATGACAAGAACCGAAAAACGCGCCGCCGTCGGTCTGGCGCTGATTTTCGCCCTGCGGATGCTGGGGCTGTTCATGATCCTGCCGGTGTTCGCCCTGTTTGCCGGCGAGCTGGAAGGCGCCACCCCCAAACTGGTGGGGCTGGCCATCGGCGCCTACGGCTTCACCCAGGCGCTGCTGCAGATTCCTTTCGGGCTGCTGTCGGACCGCATCGGCCGCAAGACCGTGATCGCCGCCGGCCTGCTGCTGTTCGCCGCCGGCAGCGTGGTGGCCGCCGCGGCCCACGACATCTGGCAGGTGATCGCCGGCCGCGCCCTCCAGGGCAGCGGCGCCATCGCCGCGGCGATCATGGCGCTGGCCGCGGACCTGACCCGGGAGGAACAGCGCACCAAGGTCATGGCCATGATCGGCATGAGCATCGGCCTGGCCTTTGCGGCGTCGATGGTGGCCGGCCCGGTGGTGGGGCACTGGCTGGGATTGTCCGGTCTGTTCTGGACCACCGCCGCGCTCGCTGTGCTGGGGCTGATCATTCTGGTCACCGTGGTGCCGACACCGGCGGTGGTGCGCTTCCACCGCGATGCCGAGGTCCAGCCGGCCCGCTTCACCAGCGTGCTCACCAACGCCGACCTGCTACGGCTGGATTTCGGCATCCTGTGTCTGCACGCCATACTCACCGCCACCTTCATCGCCGTACCGCTGGCTCTGAAACAGTACGCCGGCCTGCCGCCGCTGCGCCACAGTTATGTCTATCTGCCGGTGATGGCGGCGTCCATCCTGCTGATGGTGCCGCTGGTGATCGCGGCGGAAAAGCGCCGCAAGATGAAGGCGGTGTTCCTGACCGCCATCGGCCTCATCGCCCTGGCCCAGCTCGGCCTGCTGCGCTACCACACCGAATTGGCCGGCATCGTCGCCGGGCTGCTGGTGTTCTTCACCGGCTTCAACCTGCTGGAGGCGCTGCTGCCGTCGCTGATCTCCAAGACCGCGCCGGTGGATCTCAAGGGCACCGCCATGGGAGTGTATTCCAGCAGCCAGTTCTTCGGCGCCTTCCTCGGCGGCGCCCTGGGCGGCTGGGTCCACGAACATTACGGACTGGCGGCGGTGTTCGCCGCCTGTGCCGCCCTGGCGGGCCTGTGGGGCCTGGTCGCCCTGGGGATGAAGCCACCCCGGCCGGTGAGCAGTCTATTGCTGCACGTCGAGGTGAGCGACCGGCGCCAGGCGCAGCAACTGGCCCACAAACTGCGCAAGCTGCCCGGCGTTGTCGAGGCGGTGGTGGTCCCGGAAGAAGGGGTCGCCTATCTGAAGATCGACAAACAGCGGGTGAACCGCGAGCGCCTGGAAGCCCTGGTCGCCCGCTTCGCCCCGCCCTCCCCTGAACCTCAACCGATGGAGAGTTGA
- the ssb gene encoding single-stranded DNA-binding protein, with amino-acid sequence MASRGVNKVILLGNLGADPETRYMPSGDAVTTLRVATSETWKDKQTGQQQERTEWHRVVLFGRLAEIAAEYLKKGRQVYIEGQLRTRKWQGQDGQDRYTTEIVAREMQLLGGRGGDTGSAPFAADEPAQTTPRPQAPQRPAAQPAPSAPPLDDSFEDDDIPF; translated from the coding sequence ATGGCCTCAAGAGGCGTCAATAAAGTCATCCTGCTCGGCAACCTGGGCGCCGATCCGGAAACCCGCTACATGCCCAGCGGCGATGCGGTCACCACCCTGCGCGTCGCCACCAGCGAGACCTGGAAGGACAAACAGACCGGCCAGCAGCAGGAACGCACCGAGTGGCACCGGGTGGTGCTGTTCGGCCGCCTGGCGGAGATCGCCGCCGAATACCTCAAGAAGGGCCGCCAGGTCTATATCGAGGGCCAGCTGCGCACCCGCAAGTGGCAGGGCCAGGACGGCCAGGACCGCTACACCACCGAAATCGTCGCCCGCGAGATGCAGTTGCTCGGCGGCCGCGGCGGCGACACCGGCAGCGCCCCGTTCGCCGCGGACGAACCCGCCCAGACCACCCCGCGTCCCCAGGCCCCGCAGCGGCCGGCGGCGCAACCGGCCCCGAGCGCCCCGCCCCTGGACGACAGCTTCGAGGACGACGACATTCCGTTCTAA